In Acipenser ruthenus chromosome 6, fAciRut3.2 maternal haplotype, whole genome shotgun sequence, the following proteins share a genomic window:
- the ccdc28a gene encoding coiled-coil domain-containing protein 28A, whose protein sequence is MEEKKLKRKSPKTSTSQAAPTGNSKKSAMPTSRSTAFTNMGAQTSSQKTKLKRGMRDKTRSQGAAGKSTQSAPIQHSFLTDVSDVQEMEKGLLSLLNDFHSGKLQAFGNECSIDQMEHVREMQEKLARLNFDLYGEVEELPEDQRKGASDSNLDKLMSNLEELSSSIQKLNLADIQEVPRTSGI, encoded by the exons ATGGAGGAGAagaagttaaaaagaaaaagcccCAAGACCTCCACCAGCCAGGCAGCTCCCACTGGCAATAGTAAGAAAAGTGCTATGCCTACCAGTAGAAGCACAGCCTTCACCAATATGGGGGCGCAAACATCAAGtcaaaaaacaaaattgaaaag GGGCATGAGAGATAAAACAAGATCCCAGGGTGCAGCTGGAAAAAGCACCCAGTCAGCACCAATCCAGCACTCCTTTTTGACTGATGTGTCTGATGTTCAAGAGATGGAAAAGGGCTTGCTCAGTCTCCTCAACGACTTCCACTCTGGCAAACTCCAGGCCTTTG GTAATGAGTGTTCAATCGATCAGATGGAACATGTGCGGGAGATGCAGGAGAAGCTGGCTCGTTTGAACTTTGATCTCTACGGGGAAGTTGAGGAGTTGCCAGAGGACCAAAGAAAGGGGGCCAGCGACTCTAATCTGGACAAGCTGATGTCAAAT cTGGAGGAACTCAGTTCTTCAAT ACAAAAATTAAACCTGGCTGATATTCAGGAAGTCCCCCGGACCTCTGGCATCTGA